Proteins encoded by one window of Salmonirosea aquatica:
- a CDS encoding helix-turn-helix domain-containing protein — translation MENKYIKTYSLAEMKDKYIGKAGTSERDEYEYELRMDLLGKMIKSARQERNLTQEELGKLVGVQKAQISKLESSANSATIDTILKVFKALKAEINFNVKLEDNFVKVA, via the coding sequence ATGGAAAATAAATACATTAAAACGTATTCGCTGGCCGAAATGAAAGACAAATATATCGGCAAAGCTGGGACGAGTGAGCGTGACGAATACGAATATGAACTTCGTATGGACCTTCTAGGAAAAATGATCAAGTCGGCTAGGCAGGAACGAAATCTGACGCAGGAAGAACTGGGGAAACTGGTCGGAGTTCAAAAAGCACAAATTTCGAAACTTGAAAGTAGTGCCAATAGCGCAACCATTGATACCATTTTAAAGGTTTTCAAAGCCCTGAAAGCAGAAATAAATTTTAATGTAAAGCTGGAAGATAATTTTGTAAAGGTAGCCTAA
- a CDS encoding UbiA family prenyltransferase, with translation MRNVLLHLRIPFSLFLLPVFLFALSQTSFASASQAWWAFVLIHLFLYPASNAYNSYYDKDEGSIGLLETPPPVSVGLLVTAWALDLAAIVLAILLDLGTPFVLYLVLYGLISKAYSHPAIRLKKYPLLSWLIVGLFQGALTYLATVQVLSHMEVPSLFSVRHLLPALICTSNLWAVYPLTQVYQHDEDARRGDLTYSRLVGIEGTFLSAAVFFTLSFVGFLYYFLHFGSVNSLIVLTVCMGPVLGYFGYWWWRVRQNPTEANFRHTMRMNVLASLGLNLFFGILCLYPL, from the coding sequence ATGAGGAATGTACTCTTGCACCTGCGCATCCCGTTTTCGCTCTTCCTGTTACCGGTTTTTTTGTTTGCCCTAAGTCAGACTTCATTCGCGTCGGCCAGTCAGGCCTGGTGGGCGTTTGTGCTTATTCACCTGTTTTTGTACCCGGCCAGCAATGCCTACAACAGTTATTACGATAAGGACGAAGGCAGCATCGGACTGCTTGAAACCCCGCCTCCCGTCAGCGTCGGATTACTCGTCACGGCCTGGGCACTGGATCTGGCCGCCATTGTGCTGGCTATTCTGCTAGATCTGGGTACCCCCTTTGTACTTTATCTTGTACTTTATGGCCTCATTTCCAAAGCCTACAGCCATCCGGCCATCCGGCTCAAAAAGTACCCTCTGCTGAGTTGGCTCATCGTCGGGTTGTTTCAGGGAGCGCTTACCTACCTGGCTACCGTTCAGGTACTCAGCCACATGGAGGTACCTTCTCTTTTTTCGGTACGACACTTGCTACCGGCGCTCATCTGTACCTCCAACCTGTGGGCAGTGTATCCGCTAACCCAAGTCTATCAGCACGACGAAGACGCCCGGCGCGGCGACCTCACGTACAGTCGCCTGGTCGGGATCGAGGGCACCTTCCTGAGCGCGGCAGTCTTTTTCACGCTTTCCTTTGTGGGCTTCCTGTACTATTTTCTGCATTTCGGCTCCGTAAATAGTCTGATCGTGCTGACGGTTTGCATGGGTCCAGTGTTGGGGTACTTCGGGTACTGGTGGTGGCGGGTGCGCCAGAATCCCACCGAAGCCAACTTCCGTCACACTATGCGGATGAATGTGCTGGCGAGCCTAGGGCTCAATCTTTTTTTCGGGATTCTGTGCCTGTACCCACTCTGA
- a CDS encoding APC family permease, which yields MAPVSVKENLKREIGVWSLTLAIINQTIGTGIFVIPALIAVNLGAAAVITYFVCGILIFLIALCFAELGSKTTASGGVYEYIETAFGPYTGFLANNIYWFGASVISDAAIANALADTLKYFFPSLSNELFRIGFFFIIFGGIALLNIRSVKNGIRFIEFTAFGKLIPLLVLVIVGASFIVSENLYWTINPTTSNIGSASLLLFFAFMGFETPLSNGGEMKNPKKTVPLGIFLGIASVLIIYLAIQLVTQGVLGGTIEAHQDAPLAAVAGIVFGKSGIVLITATTSISMLGALGGEILSVPRILFAGARDGLMPKVLSKIHPRFSTPYIAVLFYASLGLLFAIFGAFKQLAIIASASSLIIYLGVILATLKLRKTDSLISAKTFIVPGGIIIPMLAICVIVWLLSNLSKQELIGVIVFIIVFSLIYSITKISKKKNDLYRHHS from the coding sequence ATGGCTCCAGTTTCAGTAAAAGAAAACCTTAAACGAGAAATCGGAGTATGGTCGCTCACATTGGCAATTATCAACCAAACAATAGGTACTGGCATTTTTGTAATTCCTGCACTTATTGCTGTAAACCTTGGAGCAGCAGCAGTGATTACTTATTTCGTTTGCGGGATACTAATTTTCTTAATTGCCTTGTGCTTTGCTGAATTAGGTAGCAAAACAACTGCAAGTGGAGGAGTTTATGAATACATCGAAACTGCATTTGGTCCTTATACAGGATTTTTAGCCAATAATATCTATTGGTTCGGGGCAAGTGTAATTTCAGATGCGGCAATAGCTAATGCACTAGCTGATACATTAAAATATTTTTTCCCTTCACTCAGCAATGAACTATTCAGAATAGGCTTCTTTTTTATAATTTTTGGCGGAATTGCACTCCTTAATATTCGAAGTGTAAAAAATGGAATTCGTTTCATTGAATTTACAGCATTTGGAAAACTTATTCCGTTGCTGGTTCTGGTAATTGTGGGAGCAAGTTTTATCGTAAGCGAAAATTTATACTGGACTATCAATCCAACTACTAGCAACATAGGTTCTGCATCTCTTCTTTTGTTTTTCGCCTTTATGGGATTTGAAACACCGCTTAGCAACGGTGGCGAGATGAAGAATCCAAAGAAAACTGTACCGTTAGGGATATTTTTAGGAATAGCCAGTGTGTTAATCATCTACTTGGCTATTCAATTGGTTACACAGGGTGTACTTGGAGGAACAATTGAAGCACATCAGGATGCACCATTAGCCGCAGTAGCAGGCATTGTCTTTGGTAAAAGTGGAATAGTATTGATAACTGCTACTACATCTATATCCATGCTTGGTGCCCTCGGTGGTGAAATTTTATCTGTGCCTCGTATACTCTTTGCAGGTGCAAGAGATGGCTTGATGCCAAAAGTACTATCCAAAATACATCCACGATTTTCAACTCCGTATATCGCCGTTTTGTTCTACGCTTCATTAGGACTTTTGTTTGCAATTTTTGGCGCCTTCAAGCAGCTTGCTATCATTGCAAGTGCGTCTTCGCTCATTATTTATCTTGGAGTTATACTTGCAACTTTAAAACTTAGAAAAACTGACTCCTTAATATCTGCAAAAACTTTTATAGTTCCTGGTGGTATTATTATTCCAATGCTTGCTATATGTGTTATTGTATGGCTTCTATCGAATTTATCAAAACAAGAACTAATTGGAGTTATTGTCTTCATTATTGTTTTTTCTCTCATTTATTCAATCACAAAGATTTCAAAGAAAAAAAATGATTTATACCGGCATCATAGTTGA
- a CDS encoding type III polyketide synthase has translation MFPVKSFTLHDPPVKLPTFRSKKNRVSIRAGAGAYITAMGTAVPAHRFDQSRIADFMVRAMKLSGQDERRLRALYRSTRIDFRHSVLPDYGEERGTYTFYPNTPELEPFPTVQQRMIAYRQYAVGLAEAALRDCLATQNIKPEEITHLITVSCTGMYAPGPDIELIGRLGLRSSVHRLAVNFMGCYGAFNGLKAASALVKADPEAKVLVVCVELCTLHFQKKNEEDHWLANALFADGAAAVLMEGKSRKDDSLEASQKEYALEIVDFACEVLPDGKDDMAWHISDFGFEMKLTSRVPEILRTGLSSVLERLTRAAGIRPDDVNLYAIHPGGRRILEVVEEVLGLTHEDNAAAYATLRDYGNMSSATILFVLKKLWELNHQSAGDYIFASAFGPGLTAETALLKIV, from the coding sequence ATGTTTCCCGTAAAGTCGTTTACCTTACACGATCCCCCGGTGAAATTACCTACTTTTCGTTCAAAAAAGAATCGCGTGTCAATACGAGCGGGCGCTGGCGCCTATATTACTGCAATGGGGACAGCCGTTCCCGCCCATCGGTTCGACCAAAGCCGCATTGCCGATTTCATGGTTCGGGCTATGAAGCTGTCCGGGCAGGACGAACGCCGCCTGCGGGCCTTGTATCGCAGTACGCGCATCGACTTTCGGCATTCGGTACTCCCCGATTATGGCGAAGAGCGGGGTACCTACACCTTTTATCCAAACACGCCCGAACTGGAGCCTTTTCCCACGGTACAGCAGCGTATGATCGCCTACCGGCAATACGCCGTAGGATTGGCAGAAGCAGCGTTGCGCGATTGCCTGGCCACTCAAAATATTAAACCTGAAGAAATTACCCACCTGATTACCGTGAGTTGTACGGGTATGTACGCTCCAGGGCCCGATATCGAATTGATTGGACGCCTGGGCTTGCGAAGTTCCGTTCACCGGCTGGCGGTCAACTTCATGGGATGCTACGGGGCGTTCAATGGGTTGAAAGCTGCTTCGGCGTTGGTGAAAGCCGATCCTGAGGCCAAAGTACTGGTAGTCTGTGTGGAATTGTGTACCCTACATTTTCAGAAAAAAAACGAGGAAGACCACTGGCTGGCCAACGCGCTATTTGCCGATGGAGCAGCGGCGGTATTGATGGAGGGAAAATCCCGGAAAGACGACTCCCTGGAAGCTAGCCAGAAAGAATATGCTCTGGAAATCGTGGATTTTGCCTGTGAAGTGCTGCCAGATGGCAAGGACGACATGGCGTGGCATATCAGTGATTTCGGTTTTGAAATGAAATTGACCTCCAGGGTACCCGAAATTCTACGAACCGGATTGTCGTCCGTACTGGAACGTCTGACGCGTGCGGCAGGTATCCGGCCCGACGATGTGAATCTGTACGCCATCCATCCGGGCGGAAGGCGCATCCTGGAAGTTGTAGAAGAGGTGCTGGGGCTTACCCACGAAGATAACGCGGCCGCCTATGCCACCCTGCGTGACTACGGCAACATGTCGTCGGCCACCATTCTGTTCGTGTTGAAAAAACTATGGGAATTGAACCATCAGTCTGCCGGAGACTATATTTTTGCCAGTGCGTTCGGACCGGGACTTACCGCCGAAACGGCCCTGTTGAAGATCGTTTGA
- a CDS encoding DEAD/DEAH box helicase yields MKVSTTEPYQIIYSLLQHEYLGYLFESFVVQLDSRGDLTFLNQNISAKNVREFAAGLDETDFELVRLIDDMQQDVILRKYNPRKLSPVDFFLKIYDPQKGDKGIQETIAGYLEGFRAKILEKLVGKQLFIMGNDGDPIWKRLEWMPEKTRVRFYVMRNEENTHYFPTMLYAGQKLNFQYADGMVICDEPAWLVVNGGLYHFEGEVDGKKIRPFLNKKFIAIPRAMEDQYYRKFVVPLIASYDVASKGLEIRQEKLPARPVLTLSEMYSHKKQVPALFGEPEGEAEEDLSGDSEVAFDLSFCYGQFSFQFDSFAHASNVSLEKSGDDYIFHKVRRDLPLERQRINQLKDWGLNVRQGRCLLTKAQAFDWLNAHLLKLGEQGFEVRQSADNTRRYFLGYSSLDVSIIEGRDWFDIHAKVRFGEFEIPFLKLRRYILQRKKEFALPNGEIAVIPEWWFTKYSELFTYIESHSTDDTLRLKKHHLILVQELQRDSLATTVLSRRLENLRDFQQIETYPPPHGFRGELRRYQQAGYDWLRFLNQYRFGGCLADDMGLGKTIQTLALLQSEKENGATAPSLLVMPTSLLYNWALEAQRFTPDLKVFQYTGTYREKNTEQFADYDLILTSYGIARLDVGLLKTFRFHYIILDESQAIKNPTSGITKAVMKLHSAHRLILTGTPLENSTLDLWSQMTFVNPGLLGNQSFFRKEYQLPIEKKNDEEKTQRLYHHIKPFILRRHKSQVATDLPEKVESVQYCDMSEDQEAKYEEAKSYYRNLILEQIETEGLSKSQMVVLQGLSKLRQLANHPRMVDEGYESDSGKFKDIIHKLETAIGENHKILVFSQFVKHLTLLRGYLDQKKIRYAYLDGSTKDRRYEVETFQNDPTLKLFLISLKAGGVGLNLTAADYVFLLDPWWNPAIEAQAVDRAHRIGQEQTVFTYKFITKNTVEEKILALQHSKRQLANDLISSEEGFLKSLSREDVLGLLD; encoded by the coding sequence ATGAAGGTATCTACCACCGAACCCTACCAAATCATCTACTCTCTGCTGCAGCATGAGTACCTGGGCTATCTATTCGAATCGTTCGTGGTGCAGCTGGACAGCCGGGGCGACCTCACTTTTCTTAATCAGAATATTTCGGCCAAGAACGTCCGTGAATTTGCTGCCGGGCTGGACGAAACCGATTTCGAACTGGTCAGGCTGATCGATGATATGCAGCAGGATGTCATTTTACGAAAATACAATCCCCGTAAACTCAGTCCGGTTGATTTTTTCCTCAAAATCTACGATCCCCAAAAGGGCGATAAAGGGATTCAGGAAACCATTGCGGGGTACCTGGAAGGATTCAGGGCAAAGATTCTGGAAAAATTGGTCGGAAAGCAGCTGTTCATTATGGGCAACGACGGTGACCCGATCTGGAAGCGGCTGGAATGGATGCCGGAAAAAACCAGGGTGCGTTTTTACGTCATGCGCAATGAGGAGAACACCCACTATTTCCCCACCATGCTCTACGCGGGGCAAAAGCTTAACTTTCAGTATGCCGATGGCATGGTGATTTGTGACGAACCGGCCTGGCTCGTGGTCAACGGTGGTCTCTATCATTTTGAAGGGGAAGTAGACGGTAAGAAAATTCGTCCTTTCCTCAACAAAAAGTTCATTGCCATTCCGCGCGCGATGGAGGATCAGTACTACCGTAAGTTTGTGGTTCCGTTGATTGCCTCCTACGATGTAGCGTCGAAAGGTCTGGAAATCCGGCAGGAAAAATTGCCCGCCCGGCCTGTTCTTACCCTTTCGGAAATGTATTCCCACAAGAAACAGGTACCTGCGCTTTTTGGAGAGCCGGAAGGCGAGGCAGAAGAAGATCTTTCCGGGGATAGCGAGGTGGCATTCGACCTATCGTTTTGCTATGGTCAATTTTCTTTTCAATTCGACAGTTTTGCCCATGCGTCTAACGTGAGCCTGGAAAAAAGTGGCGACGACTACATTTTCCATAAAGTCAGGCGCGACCTACCCCTCGAACGGCAACGCATCAATCAATTGAAAGACTGGGGGTTGAATGTGCGGCAGGGACGTTGTCTCCTCACCAAAGCACAAGCTTTCGACTGGTTGAACGCGCATTTATTAAAACTCGGTGAGCAGGGTTTTGAAGTGCGGCAGAGCGCCGATAACACACGAAGGTACTTTCTGGGGTACTCCTCGCTGGATGTGTCCATCATCGAGGGCCGCGACTGGTTCGACATCCACGCCAAGGTACGGTTTGGCGAGTTCGAGATTCCCTTCCTTAAGCTGCGTCGCTATATCCTGCAACGTAAAAAGGAGTTTGCGCTACCCAATGGCGAGATTGCCGTCATTCCCGAATGGTGGTTCACGAAATACTCCGAACTCTTTACCTATATTGAAAGCCACAGCACCGACGACACACTGCGGCTAAAAAAGCATCACCTCATTCTGGTGCAGGAACTTCAGCGTGACAGCCTGGCGACCACCGTCCTGAGCCGACGGCTCGAGAATCTCCGTGATTTCCAGCAAATCGAAACCTACCCCCCACCCCACGGATTCCGGGGCGAACTGCGCCGTTATCAGCAGGCAGGCTACGACTGGCTGCGCTTCCTGAATCAGTACCGCTTCGGCGGCTGCCTAGCCGACGACATGGGCCTGGGCAAAACGATTCAGACGCTGGCGCTGCTACAATCGGAGAAGGAAAACGGGGCCACTGCGCCTTCGTTGCTCGTGATGCCCACCTCGCTGCTGTACAACTGGGCGCTCGAGGCACAACGCTTTACGCCCGATCTGAAAGTGTTCCAGTATACGGGTACCTACCGGGAGAAAAATACGGAGCAGTTTGCCGACTACGACCTGATCCTGACTTCCTATGGCATCGCGCGGCTGGACGTGGGTTTACTGAAGACTTTTCGCTTCCATTACATCATTCTGGATGAATCACAGGCCATCAAAAATCCTACGTCCGGCATCACAAAGGCCGTGATGAAACTCCACTCAGCGCACCGTCTGATCCTGACAGGTACCCCGCTGGAAAACAGTACCCTGGATTTGTGGTCTCAGATGACGTTCGTGAATCCCGGACTGCTGGGAAACCAATCGTTTTTTCGGAAAGAGTACCAGCTACCCATCGAGAAAAAAAATGATGAGGAAAAAACCCAGCGGCTCTACCATCATATCAAGCCCTTTATCCTGCGCCGCCACAAGTCGCAGGTAGCCACCGACCTACCCGAGAAAGTGGAGAGCGTGCAGTACTGCGATATGAGCGAGGATCAGGAAGCCAAGTACGAGGAAGCGAAGTCGTACTACCGTAATCTGATTCTGGAACAAATCGAAACCGAGGGATTGTCGAAGTCGCAGATGGTGGTATTGCAGGGACTCTCCAAACTCCGGCAGTTGGCCAATCACCCGCGCATGGTGGATGAAGGCTATGAAAGCGATTCGGGGAAATTCAAGGACATTATCCACAAGCTTGAAACGGCCATTGGTGAAAACCACAAAATTTTGGTTTTCAGCCAATTCGTCAAGCACCTCACGCTGCTCAGGGGGTACCTTGACCAGAAGAAAATCCGCTACGCCTACCTCGACGGCTCCACCAAAGACCGGCGGTACGAAGTAGAAACCTTCCAGAACGACCCTACCCTTAAGCTGTTCCTGATCTCGCTCAAAGCGGGCGGGGTAGGTCTGAACCTCACGGCCGCCGACTACGTGTTCCTGCTGGACCCGTGGTGGAACCCCGCCATCGAAGCACAGGCCGTCGACCGCGCCCACCGCATCGGGCAGGAGCAGACGGTGTTCACCTACAAATTCATCACGAAAAATACCGTAGAAGAAAAAATCCTGGCTCTACAACACTCCAAGCGCCAACTGGCCAACGACCTAATTTCCAGCGAAGAAGGCTTCTTAAAATCGCTCTCGCGGGAGGATGTACTGGGGTTGTTGGATTAA